GGCTGTTATTAGCTAAGAATTCATCTCTTGCTTGACAATTTTTGGATTTCTCCCGTTTGACCTCAGATAGTCTGGGGTTTTTTGCTGTTTCTCTCTATGTTGATCTTTATTAATCTATTTCTAGCTGGCTTGATTATGTTTTCAAAGTTTTGTTGACCGAAATGATCCTCATCAACTTCTCAGATAACTCAATTAACTCTTATTCAATATTCACAATTGGCGTTTGGGTAGAATCTGTAATAAAAACCCCGTTAAGGTTTGACCATCACAATGATTATAAAATTTTTCTTAAGCGAGCTTTCGTCTATTTATGAACCTAGTTATCATTACATTCGGACTATATTTAGTTTTACTTTTATAGATTAATAAAGTGACAATGAAACGTAATATGAAGCTTATTAAAGAAATTTTATTAATGATTGAGAATGAAGAAACTCAAAAAGATGCAATTTTTAAAAAATATAGTAAAAAAGAAGTCTATTATCATAATTATTTAATTTATAAAGCTGGCTTAATTGAAGGAAATAATCACCTTTTAGAGAAAGATGCTTACCATGAAAATTGGAATTTTCCTATTATTTGTCCAACAATAATTACTTGGTCCGGCTATGATTTTTTAGAAACAATTAGAGATAAAGATTTTTGA
The sequence above is drawn from the Crocosphaera subtropica ATCC 51142 genome and encodes:
- a CDS encoding DUF2513 domain-containing protein, which encodes MKLIKEILLMIENEETQKDAIFKKYSKKEVYYHNYLIYKAGLIEGNNHLLEKDAYHENWNFPIICPTIITWSGYDFLETIRDKDF